Genomic window (Microbacterium oxydans):
CGCCGCCCTGTCTTTCACGGTGTCGAGGCCGTGCACCGACACCGTGCCGACGTCGGGCGCCACCAGACCGTTCAGCAGCCGCGCGAAGGTCGACTTCCCCGACCCGTTCGCGCCGATCACGGCGATCGTCGGCGCGGTGAGCTCGACGCCCACCCCGCGCAGCACCGTGCGACCGTCGAAGCGCACCGTGACGCCGTCGAGGGTGATCGGCGCCAGCGCGAGCTCTGTGTGCCCCGTCATCGCGCCCTCCCGGATCCGTGCTCCTGAACAGTGTTCACCTGAACGTCGTTCACTATAATGGGAGGATGAGCCCAGAGCCCAATCCGGCACGGCACGACCGTGACAGCGTCGCTCGGAGCGCCCTCGCCCTGCTCGACGAGGTCGGGCTCGCCGATCTGTCCATGCGTCGCATCGCCGCGGGGCTCGACGTGCAGCCCAGCGCCCTGTACTGGCACTTCGCCAGCAAGCAGGAGCTGCTGGCCGATCTCGCCGACCGGATCACGGCCTCGATTCCCCAGGGCAGCGCCGACGTCCTCACCACCGCGCGAAGCATCCGTGACGCGCTCTTCGCCTACCGGGACGGCGCCGAGCTGGTGCTCAGCACGTACGCCCTCCAGCTCGGCTCCTCGCAGGCGCAGTCGGCACTCACCGCAGCACTGCGCGCACAGGGCGCGACCGACGCCGAGGACCGCGGGGCGGCGATCCTGCACTTCGTCCTCGGCCATGCCACCCTCGTGCAGCAGCGCATGCATGCCGACAGCCACGGCGCCCTCCCCCGTGCGGATGAGGTCGACGTCACGGCCGGCCTCGACCGCGTCTTCGACCTCGGGGTCACCGCGCTCGCGGGAGCGCTCAGGGAGCCGGCGACTCCGCCGCGTGCCCGAGCCTGAGTCCGGGGACCGCGGCCAACAGCAGCAGGCCGACGCAGAACGCGAAGACCGCCCCGAACGCGCTCGCCTGTCCGCCGAGTGTGGCCACGGCGAGTCCGGCCAGGGCGATGGCGACGGCCGACCCGGTGGCGTCCGAGATCGACAGTGCCGAGGAGTTGAACCCCTGGTTCGTCTCGTCCGAGTACGCCAGCGTCAGGACGGTCAGGCGCGGGTAGAGCAGCCCCATCCCTCCGCCGGCGAACGCCCATCCGAGCACCACGACGGCCGGCGACACATCGAACACCGCGGCCGTCAGAACGCAGAGCATCGCCACGAGGAGCGAGCCGAGGCTGATCACCGTGATGCGGTGATTACCCAGTCGTTCGCCGAAACGTCCCTGCAGCGCCGAGGCCCCCGCCCATGCCAGCGCGGCCAGCATGAGGGCGACTCCGGCCCAGGTGGCGCTGAAGTCGAACTTCTTCATGAGCAGGTACGGGATGTAGGCCTCGGCCGCGAAGAACGCGCCCGCCGCGATGCCGCGCATCAGCACCACGCTCGGCAGACCGTGGCCCGCCCGCAGGGTGCGTCGCGGCAACAACGGGAGCACGGCGACGCCGATCGCCAGCACGGCTCCGAGTGCCACGGGCCATCCGATCGGGGGCGCCAGCTTCGCCGAGAAGCCGATCACGACGGCGAGCACCGCCACCACCACGGCCAGTGCCAGCCGGACGACGAGCGCGCGCCGGTCCTGCGGCTCACCTCCTCCGAGGTCGACCCCGCGCAGCCGGACCGCGATCATCACGAAGGCCGCCGCGGTGAGCACGGCGACGCCGAGGAACGCCCATCGCCAGTCCAGGTACTCGGCCACGGCGCCGGCGAGGAACGGGCCGACCATCGACGGCACGACCCAGGCCGCGGCGAAGGCGGCGAAGATCCGCCCGTGCAGGTGCGGCGGGTACAGCCTCGCCACGACCACGTAGAGCGCGACGGTCTGTCCTCCCGCGCCCAGCCCCTGGACGAGTCGACCGATGAGGAACTGGTCCATCGTCACGGCGAAGCCCGAGATCAGCAGGCCGAGGATGAAGAGCGTCACGGCGACGTACAGGGCGCCGCGCGGTCCGCGGGCATCCGACCACGCACCCATCGCGACCATGCCGATCACGCTCGTCGCCAGGGTGCCGGCGAACGCCACGGCGTAGAGGGCCTCCCCGTGCAGCGCCTCGCTGACGATCGGCATCACCGTCGTGACCGCGAGCGCCTCGATCGCCGCGAGGAAGATCAGCGCGACGGCACCGAGGGTGACCCAGATCCGTTGGCGGTCCCAGATGGTCGCGGCGTCGGCCGGGACGGTCATCGCCCCACGAGCGCCGCGATGCGCTCGACGGCCTCGGTGAGGATCTCGGGGCTGGTACCGAAGTTCAGCCGCACGTGCCCCACGCCCTCCGCACCGAAGGCGGGCCCGAAGTGCAATGCGACCTTGGCGTCCTTCAGGATGCGCCGGGCCGGGTTGTCGCCCCACTCCAACGCGGAGAGGTCGATCCAGGCGAGGTATCCGGCGTCGGGGATGCGGTAGCGGGCGCCGGGGAGGTGCGCCGCGAGGAGGTCTTCCAGGAGCACCCGGTTCTCGTCGAGGGTGCGCAGCAGTCCGTCGAGCCAGGGATCGCTCTCCTCCGAGAACGCGGCGACGGCGGCGAGGAGTCCGAACTGTCCGGTGCGCCACTCGACCTCGACGGGCAGTCCGCGGACCACGGCGCTCGTCTCGTCGTCGGCCGTGACCATCAGGGCGCACTTGAGGCCGGCGAGGTTGAACGCCTTGCTCGCGCTGACGACCGCATAGCCCACGCGCGCGGCGGCATCGCTCACCGCGAGGAAGGGGGTGAACCCGGTGCCCGGCTGCGCGAGCGGCGCGTGGATCTCGTCCGAGACCACGGCGGCGCCGTACTGCTCGGCCAGCTCCGCCAGGGCGGCGAGACTGTCGCGCCCGTGCACGGTGCCGGTCGGGTTGTGCGGGTTGCAGAGGAGGATCGCCGTCGCTCCGTCTTCGAACGCGCCACGGATGCCGTCGAGATCGAGCTCCCAGTGCGTGCCCGTGTCGAGCAGAGGGACGCGCTCGACCTCGGCACCGGCCTCGGCCACCAGGTCGTAGAACGGCGGATACACCGGAGGGGTGACGACGACCCGTTCTCCCGGCTGCGTGACACGGCGCAGGATCTCGACGATCCCCATGCTCACGTCGGCGGTGCTGCGCATGCGCGCGGGATCCGGCTCCCACCCGTAGCGGCGGGTCGCGAATGCGGCGAACGACTCGGCGAGCGGGGTCCGCGAAGCGACGTACCCCGTGTCGCCGATCTCGACCGCGCGCTGCAGCGCCGTGGAGATCGCCGGCGCCAGCGGGAAGTCGGTCTCCGCGACGAACAGCGGCAGGACTTCGGCGGGATACTCCCGCCACTTCTCGCTGCTGCGCTCGCGGAGCTCCGCCAGCGGCAGGGCCTTCACCTGAAGCATTCGTTCTCCCGAGGTTCCGACACGCGCCGTCGACGTGTCATCCGATGAAGCGCGCGCGATCGGGCCGCCTCACGGCGGTGCTCCCCGTGGGGGTCAGATCGCGAAGCCGAGGGCGCGCATCATGTCGCGCCCGTCGTCGGTGATCCGCTCCGGGCCCCACGGCGGCATCCACACCCAGTTGATCCGGAAGCGGTCGACCACGCTGTCCAGAGCCTGAGCGGTCTGGTCCTCGAGGACGTCGGTGAGCGGGCAGCCCGCGCTGGTCAGCGTCATGTGGATGACGAGAGCATCGTTCTCGTCATCCCAGGCGAGGTCGTAGATGAGGCCGAGGTCGACGACGTTGATCCCGAGCTCGGGGTCCATGACGTCCTTGAGAGCCTCGGTGACCGCGTCGTACTTCTCGTCCGTGAGGGTCGCTGTCATGCGATCAGCCTACGCCTCGATGGGAGCGGCGGGGTCGAGGAAACGGTCGTATCCCTCGTTCTCCAGCCGGTCTGCGAGCTCGGGGCCGCCCTCTTCCACGATCTTGCCCGCGACGACCACGTGCACGAAGTCGGGACGGATGTAGCGGAGGATGCGGGTGTAGTGCGTGATCAGCAGCACGCCGAGTCCGGTGGACTCCTTCGCGCGGTTGACACCCTCGGAGACGATCTTCAGCGCGTCGACATCGAGGCCGGAGTCGGTCTCGTCGAGGATCGCGAACTTCGGCTTGAGCACCTCGAGCTGCAGGATCTCGTGGCGCTTCTTCTCGCCGCCGGAGAAGCCCTCGTTGACGTTGCGCTGCGCGAACTTCGGGTCCATGCGCAGGTTCGACATGGCCTGCTTGACGTCCTTGGTCCAGCCGCGGATCGCCGGCGCCTCGCCGTCGAGCGCGGTCTTCGCCGTGCGCAGGAAGTTCGTCACCGTCACACCGGGGATCTCCACCGGGTACTGCATGGCGAGGAACAGCCCGGCGCGGGCGCGCTCGTCGACGGTCATCTCAAGGACGTCCTGGCCGTCGAACGTGATCGAGCCGGAGGTCACCGTGTACTTGGGGTGGCCGGCGATCGTGTACGCCAGCGTCGACTTGCCGGAGCCGTTGGGGCCCATGATGGCGTGGGTCTCACCGGTGTTCATGGTGAGGTTGATTCCGTTGAGGATCGGGGTGGTCCCCGCCTCGGTCTCGACCGTCACATGCAGGTCGCGGATCTCGAGAACAGACATTCTTCAGACTTCCTTCGTCACAGCTGGATCGATGAGCACGTCGTCGCCGTCGATCTGGACGACGTAGACCGGGACGGGCTCATATGCGGGGAGATTCTGGGGCTTTCCGGTGAGCAGCGAGAAGGCGGAGCCGTGTGCCCAGCACTCCACCGTGTCGCCTTCCACGAAGCCCTCGGACAGCGAGATGTCGCCGTGGGTGCAGGTGTCGCCGATGGCGTGGATGACTCCGTCGCCGTCTTTGATCACCGTGATGGGCACGCCGCTCGGGTCGACACGCAGAGGCATGTCCTGCTCGAGGTCGGCGACGCCGCAGACGCGCTCCGCGGTCATGCACTCACCTCGGCGAGCTCCGTCTCGATGGCCGCCAGCAGCTCGGTCTCGAGGGCGGGGATGCCGAGGCGCTGCACGATGTCGGTGAGGAAACCGAGCACGACCAGGCGTCGTGCCTCTTCCTCGGTGATGCCGCGCGCCTGCAGGTAGAACAGCTGCTCGTCGTCGAAACGACCGGTGGCGCTCGCGTGCCCGGCGCCGAGGATGTCGCCCGTCTCGATCTCGAGGTTCGGGATCGAGTCGGCGCGCGCGCCCTCGGTGAGGACCAGGTTGCGGTTCGCCTCGTACGAGTCGGTGCCCGTCGCGTCGGCGCCGATCAGCACGTCGCCGATCCACACGCTGTGCGCGCCCTGACCCTGCAGCGCGCCCTTGTAGAGGACGTCGCCCTTGGTGTGCGGGCCCTTGTGGTGCAGGTAGACCTGGCTCTCGAGGTGCTGCCCGGCGTCCGCGTAGGACAGGCCGTACAGGTATCCCTCGGAACCGGCGCCGGCGAGCTCGACGTTCGGGTTGACCCGCACGACGCCGCCGCCGAAGCTCACGACGAAGTGCTTGAGGGTCGCGTCCGCGCCCACTCGGGCCTGGTGCGCCGAGGCGTGGACCGCGTCATCCGCCCACTGCTGAAGGCTGATGACGGTGAGCTTCGCGCCGTCCCGGACGATGATCTCGACGTTCTGCGCGTACTGGGCGGAACCGGTGTGCTGGAGGACGACCGTGGCGGAGCTGTGCTCCAGCGCCTCGATGACGATGTGCGCATCGGCACGGCGCTCGGCACCCTGACCGGTGATCGCGATGAAGACCGGCTCCGCGACCTCCTCCTCGCGCGGGATCCGCACGTGGAGGGCCTCGGCGCTGCCCTGCCAGGCGACGGCCGCCGTGACGTCCTCCGCGAGGAAGACCTCACCGCGCGGCGCGGTGCCGACCGCGAGCGGGGCGGCGATGTACTGCTCGCCGGCCGTGTAGGTGTAGCTGACGCCGTCGTTCGGCTCCGCCACTGCGAACAGCGGGGTGAGCTGGGCGACCGGCGTGTGCTTCCAGTTGACCTCGCGCCCGGTGGGGGCGCCGAAGTCGTCGGGCTCGAAGGAGTGCGGGCGCTCGGAGCGGGTCTGCACCGGGACGAATCCCGCAGCGGCCACCTGTGCCGCCGGGTCGATGTGCGCGCCTTCGGGCGCGTCGGTGTGCTGCGCCTCGGCAGGCGCTGTCGTCGCGGCAGTCACTAGCCGACCGATCCTTCCATGCCCATCTCGATGAGCTTGTTCAGTTCCATCGCGTATTCCATGGGCAGCTCGCGCGCGATCGGCTCGATGAAGCCGCGCACGATCATCGCCATCGCCTCGTCCTCGGGCATGCCGCGGGACTGCAGGTAGAACAGCTGCTCTTCGCTGACCTTGGAGACCGTGGCCTCGTGTCCGAGCTGCACGTCGTCGACACGGATGTCGATCGCCGGGTAGGTGTCGGAGCGGGACTTGGTGTCCACCAGCAGGGCGTCGCAGCGCACGGTGTTCGCGGAGTGGTGTGCCGCGGCATCCACCCGCACCTCACCGCGGTAGCCCGCACGACCGCCGCCGCGGGCGATCGACTTCGAGACGATCGACGACTGCGTGTACGGAGCCATGTGGATCATCTTCGCGCCGGCGTCCTGGTGCTGGCCGGGGCCGGCGAAGGCGACGGACAGGGTCTCGCCCTTGGCGTGCTCGCCCATCAGGTAGATCGACGGGTACTTCATCGTCACCTTGGAGCCGATGTTGCCGTCGACCCACTCCATCGTCGCGCCCTCGTACGCCACGGCGCGCTTGGTGACCAGGTTGTAGACGTTGTTCGACCAGTTCTGGATCGTCGTGTAGCGAACGCGGGCGTTCTTCTTCACGATGATCTCGACGACGGCCGAGTGCAGCGAGTCCGACTTGTAGATCGGGGCGGTGCAGCCCTCGATGTAGTGGACGTAGCTGTCCTCGTCGGCGATGATCAGCGTCCGCTCGAACTGACCCATGTTCTCGGTGTTGATGCGGAAGTACGCCTGCAGCGGGATCTCCACGTGCACGCCCTTGGGGACGTAGACGAAGGAGCCGCCCGACCACACGGCCGTGTTCAGCGCGGCGAACTTGTTGTCGCCGGCGGGGATGACCGTGCCGAAGTACTCCTCGAAGAACTCGGGGTGCTCGCGCAGCGCGGTGTCGGTGTCCATGAAGATGACGCCCTGCGCCTCCAGGTCCTCGCGGATCTGGTGGTAGACGACCTCGGACTCGTACTGGGCCGCGACGCCGGCCACGAGGCGCTGGCGCTCGGCCTCGGGGATGCCGAGGCGCTCGTAGGTCTCACGGATCTCGGCGGGAAGGTCTTCCCACGACTGCGCCTGCTTCTCGGTGGAGCGGACGAAGTACTTGATGTTGTCGAAGTCGATCTCGCTGAGGTCTGCGCCCCAGGTCGGCATCGGCTTGCGCCCGAAGAGCTGATAGCCCTTGAGACGGGTCTTGAGCATCCATTCGGGCTCGTTCTTGAGAGCCGAGATGCCGCGGACGACCTCTTCGGAGATACCGCGTTTCGCGATGGCACCCGCAGCATCCTCATCGTGCCAGCCGAACTCGTACACCCCCAGACCATCAAGCTCCGGGCGGTCGATCAGTACATCCGACATCCAACACTCTCCTCACAGGTCCCAAACGGTGTCATCCGCCCCGACACACCTGATCCCCGTCGAGTCTGCGGGAGCGGGTGCCGTTGGTGGGCCCTCATCACCGGCGCTTCCATCGCGCCTAAACTGTTGACGATGCTTCAGCGCGGTAAGCGCTCATCGCAACAATCCGATTCTACAGGTTCCGCCTGACAGACGGGCCATGCCCGCCACGTCGTGCGCGGTCCGGAGGACTTATGCCCGAGACGACGATCCCCGCCTCCCCGACGACGCGAACGGCTCCGGGCCGCTCTGCTCTGTGGGGCCGTGCGTTGACGGTCTTCGCCTGGCTGTCCTTCCTCAGCGAGACCATCATCATCGGCACCGGCGGCGCCGTGCGCCTGACCGGCTCGGGACTCGGCTGCTCGGACTGGCCGCTGTGCACTCCCGAGTCCCTGGTCCCGATCTTCGAGGTGCAGGGCGTCCACGGCCTCATCGAGTTCGGCAACCGCCTGATGACCGGCGTGGTCGGGATCATCGCGCTGGTCGTCGTGCTCCTGGTCCTGCACACCATCAGCGGCAAGCGGGCCCTCGTCGACGCGCTCTGGTACGCCGCGGGTGGGATCGTCGCGGCCGGGATCGCCTATGCGATCGCGATGCCTTTCCACATCCCGGCCTTCCCGATCGCCTCCGGCGTCCTCCTCCTCGCGGTGATCGCCGCCGCCGTCCACTCCGTGCGAACGACACCCGCTCGCCGAGATCTCGTCCTGCTCGCCTGGCTCACGCTCATCGGCGTCGTGGCGCAGGCCCTCGTCGGCGGCATCACGGTCCTCACCGGACTCAACCCGTTCATCGTGGGCTTCCACTACACGTCGTCGCTGCTGCTGGTATGCGTCACCGCCGCCTTCCTGGTGCGTCTGAAGACCGCTCCGGGACCGCGCGAACGCGCGGTGCCCGCGTGGTTCGCCATCGTCACCCACGTGACCGGGCTCGCCCTGGCGGTGACCATCGTGTTCGGCGTGCTCACGACCGGTTCCGGCCCGCACTCGGGCGATGCGGACGTGCTGCGACACGGCTTCGATGCGACGGTGCTCGCGCACGTGCACTCGTGGCCCGGCTACATCCTGGCCGCCCTGGTGCTGTTCCTGACCATCGCGGCCTGGGCGCTCCGCCTGGAACCGCGGCGCTGGCTGCTCGTGCTGGTTCTCGCGATCCTGGTGCAGGTCGGCGTGGGCGTCTGGCAGGCCCGGGAGGGTCTCCCCCCGCTGCTCGTCGGCATCCACATGGTCCTGGCCTCGCTCTCCGCCGCGACCTACACCGTGGTCGTGCTGCATCTGAAGCGCCCGGTCGCCGCCGCGGACTGACGCCGCACAGGCGATCCACAGGCGGCGCATCGCCGACTCATCAGGATGTCCGCGATGATGGCCGCATGAACAAGTCACTCTCACGAAGCATCGGCTTCTGGCTCCTGCTCGTCGTCTCCCTCGCCGCGACCGCGGTCGGCGGATGGCTCATCTCCGGCCAGATCGCGACGATGACGACCACGCTGCTCGACGGCACCGCCACCGGCATCGAGGTGTACGTCGGACAGTCGCTCGTCGTCGTGGGCGCCGGAGTGCTGGCCGCCGGCATCGTCGGCATCCTGCTGACGCTCGGACTTGTCGCCGCGCGCTCGCTCGTCCCCACCCCCGCTCCGGCCGTCGTCGAGGCGATCGACTGGACTGCCGAGGCCGACGAGAAGCCGGCGCCGGTCGTGACCGCGCCCGCACCCGTCGAGACCGTCGCCGAGAGCACGCCGGCCGCCGAGGATGCCGTCGTCGAGACCGCGCCCGACGCGGACGACAAGGAAGAGGACGCTCCCTCGATCACCCGCTGATCACACGAGCCGAAGACGACGGAGCGGTGCCGAGAAATCGGCGCTGCTCCGTCGTCTCTCCGAGGAAGGTGTCAGAAGGGCAGAAGCGGATCGACCGCGACCGCGACGAAGATCAGCGTCAGGTAGGTGATCGAGGCGTGGAACACGCGCATCGGACGCGGCTCGGTCCCGCGGACGGCCCGGTTGTACAGGCGGTGCGACTCGTAGATGAACCAGCCGCCGAACACCGCGGCGGACACCGTGTAGACGAGGCCCATGTCCGCGATCGGGACGAGCAGGAGCGAGCAGGCCACGGTCGCCCACGCGTAGAGGATGACCTGGAGGCCGACCTGGGAGGCGTTGCGCGTGACGCCGAGCATCGGCACGTCCACGTCCTCGTAGTCGTCCTTGTACTTCATCGACAGCGGCCAGTAGTGCGGCGGCGTCCAGAGGAAGACCAGGAGGAAGAGGATGAAGGCCGGCCAGTCGAGCGAGCCGGTCACGGCGGACCAGCCGATCAGCACCGGGAAGCACCCGGCGATGCCGCCCCAGATGATGTTCTGCTCGGTGCGGCGCTTGAGGATCATCGTGTAGATCACGACGTAGAAGAAGATGGCCGTCGCCGACAGCAGGGCGGTGAGCCAGTTCGTCGTGAGCAGGAGCCAGACGGTCGAGGCGACGGCGAGCGTCCACGAGAAGATCAGCGCGCCGCGGGGGCTGACCTCGCCCGTGACCAGAGGCCGATTCTCGGTGCGGTGCATGTGCGCATCGATGTCGCGATCGAGGTACATGTTGAACGAGGCGGCGGAACCGGCGCTCAGCGATCCGCCGATGACGGTCGCCAGCACGAGCCAGAGGTTCGGCAGCCCACCCTGCGCCAGGAACATCACGGGAACCGTGGACACGAGCAGCAGTTCGAGCACGCGCGGCTTGGTGAGCGTGACGTAGGCCTTCACCGTGCGACCGACGGACGACTTCCTCACGGTCTGATCAGACATCGTCGAGATCTCGATCGCCTCCTCCGCACGTGTGACCGGACAACCTCTCCAGTGTATGACACCGGATGACGTCATCCGGCTCGCGGGCCCGCGTAGCGCATCGCACGTCACCGCTATGCTGAAAACACTCGCGCGCCCGGCGATGTGCACACCTCTCCGTGATGATGCGGATGCGCCAGGGAATACGGGCGCCCTCGAAACTGTCGGAAAGGGCATGAACGTGTCGGAATTGCAGTGGGATGAGATCGATCGGCGCGCGGTGGACACCGCACGAATCCTGGCGGCTGACGCCGTGGAGAAGGTCGGCAACGGTCACCCCGGCACGGCCATGAGCCTGGCCCCGGCGGCCTACCTCCTCTACCAGCGGGTTCTGCGTCACGACCCGACCGACACCGACTGGCTCGGTCGTGACCGCTTCATCCTCTCCGCGGGACACTCGTCGCTCACCCAGTACGTCGAGCTCTACCTCGGCGGCTTCGGTCTGGAGCTGGACGACCTGAAGGCCCTGCGCACGTGGGGTTCGCTGACCCCGGGTCACCCGGAGTACGGCCACACCAAGGGTGTCGAGATCACCACCGGCCCGCTCGGCCAGGGCCTCGCCTCCGCCGTGGGCTTCGCCTACGCCGCCCGCTACGAGCGCGGTCTCTTCGATCCCCAGGCCGAGGCGGGTACGAGCCCCTTCGACCACTTCGTCTACGTGATCGCCGGCGACGGCGACCTGCAGGAGGGCGTCACCAGCGAGGCCTCCTCGCTCGCGGGTCACCAGCAGCTCGGCAACCTCATCGCGATCTACGACTCCAACCAGATCTCCATCGAGGACGACACCAACGTCGCCTTCACCGAGGACGTCGCCGCGCGCTACGAGGCGTACGGCTGGCAGGTCCAGGTCGTCGACTGGAAGAAGACCGGCGAGTACGTCGAAGACGTCGCCGAGCTGCACGCCGCCATCGAGGCCGCGAAGGGCGAGACCTCGAAGCCGTCGCTCATCATCCTCAAGACGATCATCGGCTGGCCGTCGCCCGGCAAGCAGAACTCGGGCAAGATCCACGGCTCCGCTCTCGGCGCCGACGAGCTCGCCGCGACCAAGAAGGTCCTCGGCTTCGACCCCGAGCAGAACTTCGTGGTCGCCGACGACGTCATCGCCCACACGCGTGGTCTCGCCGCCCGTGCCGCCGAGGCCCGTGCCGCCTGGCAGGAGTCGTTCGACGCCTGGGCCGCCGCGAACCCGGAGAAGAAGGCCCTCCTCGACCGCCTCGAGGCGCAGGAGCTCCCCTCCGACATCACGAGCGCCCTGCCGGTGTTCGAATCCGGCAAGGAGGTGTCGACCCGCGCCGCGTCCGGCCAGGTCATCAACGCCCTCGCCGCCGAGCTCCCCGAGCTGTGGGGCGGATCGGCCGACCTCGCCGAGTCGAACCTCACCACCATCAAGGACGCGCCGTCGTTCATCCCCGCCGAGTGGTCGACCCACGAGTGGTCGGGCAACCCCTACGGCCGCGTGCTGCACTTCGGCATCCGCGAGCACGCCATGGGTGCGATCATCAACGGCATCGTGCTGCACGGCCCGACCCGCGCGTTCGGCGGCACGTTCCTCATCTTCAGCGACTACATGCGCCCGCCCGTGCGTCTCGCAGCGCTCATGAACGTGCCCAGCATCTTCGTCTGGACCCACGACTCCGTCGCCCTCGGCGAGGACGGTCCGACGCACCAGCCCGTCGAGCAGCTGGCGACGCTCCGCGCGATCCCGAACTTCACCGTCGTGCGCCCCGCGGACGCGAACGAGACGGCCGCGACCTGGCTCGAGATCCTCCGTCGCCACGAGGGACCGGCCGGTATCGCTCTGACCCGTCAGAACATCCCGGTGTTCGCCCGCGGTGAAGGCGCGGCCTCGGGTGACGTGTTCGCCTCCGCCGACAACGCCTCGAAGGGCGCGTACGTGCTCGCCGAGGCACCGAACGGCACCCCGGACGTCATCATCGTGGCCACCGGCTCCGAGGTGCAGCTCGCGGTCAACGCCCGCGAGGCACTCGCCGCGGAGGGCGTGAA
Coding sequences:
- a CDS encoding MalY/PatB family protein, with product MLQVKALPLAELRERSSEKWREYPAEVLPLFVAETDFPLAPAISTALQRAVEIGDTGYVASRTPLAESFAAFATRRYGWEPDPARMRSTADVSMGIVEILRRVTQPGERVVVTPPVYPPFYDLVAEAGAEVERVPLLDTGTHWELDLDGIRGAFEDGATAILLCNPHNPTGTVHGRDSLAALAELAEQYGAAVVSDEIHAPLAQPGTGFTPFLAVSDAAARVGYAVVSASKAFNLAGLKCALMVTADDETSAVVRGLPVEVEWRTGQFGLLAAVAAFSEESDPWLDGLLRTLDENRVLLEDLLAAHLPGARYRIPDAGYLAWIDLSALEWGDNPARRILKDAKVALHFGPAFGAEGVGHVRLNFGTSPEILTEAVERIAALVGR
- a CDS encoding non-heme iron oxygenase ferredoxin subunit → MTAERVCGVADLEQDMPLRVDPSGVPITVIKDGDGVIHAIGDTCTHGDISLSEGFVEGDTVECWAHGSAFSLLTGKPQNLPAYEPVPVYVVQIDGDDVLIDPAVTKEV
- a CDS encoding COX15/CtaA family protein, with the protein product MPETTIPASPTTRTAPGRSALWGRALTVFAWLSFLSETIIIGTGGAVRLTGSGLGCSDWPLCTPESLVPIFEVQGVHGLIEFGNRLMTGVVGIIALVVVLLVLHTISGKRALVDALWYAAGGIVAAGIAYAIAMPFHIPAFPIASGVLLLAVIAAAVHSVRTTPARRDLVLLAWLTLIGVVAQALVGGITVLTGLNPFIVGFHYTSSLLLVCVTAAFLVRLKTAPGPRERAVPAWFAIVTHVTGLALAVTIVFGVLTTGSGPHSGDADVLRHGFDATVLAHVHSWPGYILAALVLFLTIAAWALRLEPRRWLLVLVLAILVQVGVGVWQAREGLPPLLVGIHMVLASLSAATYTVVVLHLKRPVAAAD
- a CDS encoding MFS transporter gives rise to the protein MTVPADAATIWDRQRIWVTLGAVALIFLAAIEALAVTTVMPIVSEALHGEALYAVAFAGTLATSVIGMVAMGAWSDARGPRGALYVAVTLFILGLLISGFAVTMDQFLIGRLVQGLGAGGQTVALYVVVARLYPPHLHGRIFAAFAAAWVVPSMVGPFLAGAVAEYLDWRWAFLGVAVLTAAAFVMIAVRLRGVDLGGGEPQDRRALVVRLALAVVVAVLAVVIGFSAKLAPPIGWPVALGAVLAIGVAVLPLLPRRTLRAGHGLPSVVLMRGIAAGAFFAAEAYIPYLLMKKFDFSATWAGVALMLAALAWAGASALQGRFGERLGNHRITVISLGSLLVAMLCVLTAAVFDVSPAVVVLGWAFAGGGMGLLYPRLTVLTLAYSDETNQGFNSSALSISDATGSAVAIALAGLAVATLGGQASAFGAVFAFCVGLLLLAAVPGLRLGHAAESPAP
- the sufD gene encoding Fe-S cluster assembly protein SufD, whose product is MTAATTAPAEAQHTDAPEGAHIDPAAQVAAAGFVPVQTRSERPHSFEPDDFGAPTGREVNWKHTPVAQLTPLFAVAEPNDGVSYTYTAGEQYIAAPLAVGTAPRGEVFLAEDVTAAVAWQGSAEALHVRIPREEEVAEPVFIAITGQGAERRADAHIVIEALEHSSATVVLQHTGSAQYAQNVEIIVRDGAKLTVISLQQWADDAVHASAHQARVGADATLKHFVVSFGGGVVRVNPNVELAGAGSEGYLYGLSYADAGQHLESQVYLHHKGPHTKGDVLYKGALQGQGAHSVWIGDVLIGADATGTDSYEANRNLVLTEGARADSIPNLEIETGDILGAGHASATGRFDDEQLFYLQARGITEEEARRLVVLGFLTDIVQRLGIPALETELLAAIETELAEVSA
- the sufC gene encoding Fe-S cluster assembly ATPase SufC — encoded protein: MSVLEIRDLHVTVETEAGTTPILNGINLTMNTGETHAIMGPNGSGKSTLAYTIAGHPKYTVTSGSITFDGQDVLEMTVDERARAGLFLAMQYPVEIPGVTVTNFLRTAKTALDGEAPAIRGWTKDVKQAMSNLRMDPKFAQRNVNEGFSGGEKKRHEILQLEVLKPKFAILDETDSGLDVDALKIVSEGVNRAKESTGLGVLLITHYTRILRYIRPDFVHVVVAGKIVEEGGPELADRLENEGYDRFLDPAAPIEA
- the sufB gene encoding Fe-S cluster assembly protein SufB, which produces MSDVLIDRPELDGLGVYEFGWHDEDAAGAIAKRGISEEVVRGISALKNEPEWMLKTRLKGYQLFGRKPMPTWGADLSEIDFDNIKYFVRSTEKQAQSWEDLPAEIRETYERLGIPEAERQRLVAGVAAQYESEVVYHQIREDLEAQGVIFMDTDTALREHPEFFEEYFGTVIPAGDNKFAALNTAVWSGGSFVYVPKGVHVEIPLQAYFRINTENMGQFERTLIIADEDSYVHYIEGCTAPIYKSDSLHSAVVEIIVKKNARVRYTTIQNWSNNVYNLVTKRAVAYEGATMEWVDGNIGSKVTMKYPSIYLMGEHAKGETLSVAFAGPGQHQDAGAKMIHMAPYTQSSIVSKSIARGGGRAGYRGEVRVDAAAHHSANTVRCDALLVDTKSRSDTYPAIDIRVDDVQLGHEATVSKVSEEQLFYLQSRGMPEDEAMAMIVRGFIEPIARELPMEYAMELNKLIEMGMEGSVG
- a CDS encoding TetR family transcriptional regulator, whose translation is MSPEPNPARHDRDSVARSALALLDEVGLADLSMRRIAAGLDVQPSALYWHFASKQELLADLADRITASIPQGSADVLTTARSIRDALFAYRDGAELVLSTYALQLGSSQAQSALTAALRAQGATDAEDRGAAILHFVLGHATLVQQRMHADSHGALPRADEVDVTAGLDRVFDLGVTALAGALREPATPPRARA
- a CDS encoding metal-sulfur cluster assembly factor, with product MTATLTDEKYDAVTEALKDVMDPELGINVVDLGLIYDLAWDDENDALVIHMTLTSAGCPLTDVLEDQTAQALDSVVDRFRINWVWMPPWGPERITDDGRDMMRALGFAI
- a CDS encoding heme o synthase encodes the protein MSDQTVRKSSVGRTVKAYVTLTKPRVLELLLVSTVPVMFLAQGGLPNLWLVLATVIGGSLSAGSAASFNMYLDRDIDAHMHRTENRPLVTGEVSPRGALIFSWTLAVASTVWLLLTTNWLTALLSATAIFFYVVIYTMILKRRTEQNIIWGGIAGCFPVLIGWSAVTGSLDWPAFILFLLVFLWTPPHYWPLSMKYKDDYEDVDVPMLGVTRNASQVGLQVILYAWATVACSLLLVPIADMGLVYTVSAAVFGGWFIYESHRLYNRAVRGTEPRPMRVFHASITYLTLIFVAVAVDPLLPF